CGGGGCCTCCGAGCCGAGAATGCAGGGTACAACGGGCCCCCGGCGAAACCACGGCTTCGTTGGCGCGCGGACGACAAGAAAGCCCGGGGAACGTGGAAGCGCCGATCGGGGGTAAGCTTCCCGCCGAGCGGTCCATCCGAAGGAGGAGATGTGATGATGCGTCGATCCCGGTTCGTGTTCGGCATCCTTCCCGCCGTCTGCTTCGTCGTCGGGCTCGCGGCGCTCGGCCTTCCCCCGGCGAGCGCGGAACCCCCCGATTTCTGCCCGCAACCTTCGGGCCCTCCGGGTCTCGAGTGCCGCGGGTGCCCGACCTTCGAGGATCCCGTGGTGTGCACGGTGCTCTGCGCCGGCGGGCACACGCAGAAGACCTTCACCAATGCGTGCTTCGCGTCGTGCAGCGGGTACCGGATCGTCGGAGAGTGCGTCCGGACCGGGGGTTGATGGATGCGATGCGCCGCGACCCGGATCGGGGCCGCCTTCGCCTTCTCGGCCCTGGCGACCCTGACGGGTTGCGGTGAGCCGAAGCCGCCGGCCCCGGCGGAGCCGGCACCGGTCACCACGCCCGTCGAGGAGGCGGAGGCGCCGCTCCCGCCCTCCGAGCTCGAGACGCAGCTGCCGCCCGCCGTGCTCGAGGGTGTCCTGAAGGCGTTCACGGGCGACCTCGACGCGATGGTCAAGCGGCGGGTCGTGCGGATCGGAGTCACGTTCAACCGCACGTTCTACTTCGTGGACAGGGGCGTGCAGCGCGGCGTGTCGTACGAATACGGGCAGCTCGTCGAGGAGCGGCTCAACAAGCACTTCAAGACCAAGGCGGCCGACAAGATCCACGTGGTCTTCGTGCCGCTGCCGCGCGAGATGCTGCTCTCGGCCCTCGTCGAGGGACGGGTCGACCTCGTCGCCGCCCAGGTCACGGTGCGGCCCGAGCTCGAGAAACACGTGGACTTCACGAACGCCACCCGGACGAACGTCCGCCAGGTCGTCGTCACCGGCCCCGGCGCGCCGGCGATCGCCTCGGTGGACGATCTGTCCGGCAAGGAGGTCTTCGTCCGGGAGAAGAGCGCGTATCACCAGAGCCTGCTCGCGCTCAACGAGACGTTCGTGGCGGGGGGCAAGCCGCCGATCGCGATTCAGGCCGCGCCGCCCAGCCTCGAGGACGACGACCTGCTCGAGATGGTGAACGCCGGCCTGATCCCCGCCATCGTCGTCGACGACTACCTCGCGAATTTCTGGAAGAAG
This window of the Candidatus Polarisedimenticolaceae bacterium genome carries:
- a CDS encoding transporter substrate-binding domain-containing protein, producing MRCAATRIGAAFAFSALATLTGCGEPKPPAPAEPAPVTTPVEEAEAPLPPSELETQLPPAVLEGVLKAFTGDLDAMVKRRVVRIGVTFNRTFYFVDRGVQRGVSYEYGQLVEERLNKHFKTKAADKIHVVFVPLPREMLLSALVEGRVDLVAAQVTVRPELEKHVDFTNATRTNVRQVVVTGPGAPAIASVDDLSGKEVFVREKSAYHQSLLALNETFVAGGKPPIAIQAAPPSLEDDDLLEMVNAGLIPAIVVDDYLANFWKKVLPEIAVHENVAVHSGGKLAIAIRKNSPQLASALNKFMGNYGLGTSFGNQIERRYLVETRYAKNATSEASRKKFQQVVDLFRKYSDRYDMDFLLMAAQAYQESQLDHAARSRVGAIGIMQVMPATGRELKVGDIRQLEPNIHAGVKYVRKTIDTYFKDEPMDALNKGLFAFASYNAGPNRVRQLRELAAKRGLDPNVWFGNVEQIASERIGRETVTYVANIYKYY